In Eremothecium gossypii ATCC 10895 chromosome III, complete sequence, the genomic window GCAAGCTGTCCCTGCTCGAAGAACTTCTTCATGTCCGCCTGGATCTCGGCTATCAGCGTGCGCCGCAGTCTGATCCCTTCCGGCGTAACTGGCCTGGCAGAGAAGTAGTCCAGCGGTAGCTTCACCATCCCCTGCGGCACCCGCGCCCGCCGATACTCGGACACATGGAAGGATTGCGTGCGCACCCCGAGCCACCGCGTATAGCGCGTAATTGCCACCGAAACAAGCGTTTTGGATGTCGCTGGAAGGCCCACCAGAACGATCAATATCTTTCCCGCGTGGAAAAGCCGCCCAGACTCCGTGGAGTACAGTTGGCCCGGCGAAATGTGATTGTCCTTGACGCCCTCGTGCACGCCGTCTGCAAGCACCGAGCTCCGCAGCCGCCCCTTCTCTTTGGAGTGGCTTGACCATCGTTTCCTCGTCCGCGCCTGGTGGTTCCCAGCTGCAACAGCCACTTGGCCTGCATCGGTCTGTTTGATTCCGGATGAACGGCTCTCGCAGCCGCTGTCAGTGTCTTCATCGGACGATATAATTGCAGACATCACTTCCAAAAGCCCTCGAACCGTAGCAGAGCCTAGTTACTCCTTTGTGTGTCCCTGCTCTTCAGAGGCGGTGCTTCCTTAAAACACCAAACAGGGATGTGTCATATATGTAGGCGCTGTCTACTTTCTTAGGGCGGAAGGAAATCAATAAGAGTCCAAGGTGGTCGGCCCGGAGAACGGAATTTCGCGCCTGTTCACTGGTCCGCGGGAGTCATGGCTGTCCGCCAAGAATGGCTGCGCACGAGCGGAGCACCAGAGCAGTCATTATGCCCACTGATAAACACTAGTGAAACACGACTTTCTGAACTTACTATATATCGAGGAGAGTTGGTAGAACATAATTACTTATAATATGCTGGCTGACCTGTGGAATGCATTTACTCCAACTTGCCACCCTTTCTCTCGATCAAGGCCTTTCTGTCCTTGTCCAAGTGCAACTTGGTGATGACAACCTTGGATGGGTGGACGTCCAATGGCACGGAGGCACCGTTGGACTTCTCCTTGGTCACCTTGTCGACGCGGACAGCGTACTTCAATCTGTAGACAGAAGAAACCTTGCCCTCTTGGCCCTTCTTGGAGCCACGCACAACCATAATCTCGTCGTCCTTTCTGATTGGTAGAGACTTGATGTTGTACTGCTCTCTCAACTCCTTGGATAGAGGAGCAGACATGATCACGCGGCGCTCGGAAGATGGCGCGTTGAAGTACGCCTTTCTGGCCTTTCTTCTGTCGGAGGAAACGTCTGCAGACATGTTAGTACTGTGCCGGGCCACCAACTTGTTCCACGCACTGGATTATGCTAGGTCCGCCTGCGCGCTGGGCCGTATGCCCAGGTTACCACGGATCGCAGCGCCAGAGACGCTCATTCCCAATGTTTCGGAGCCACCATCGTTCTGTCACATACCTAGAGATTGCTTAGCCATTGCTGATTCGTCTGGTGCTGTGTAAGACCCTCTGTGTCAGTATGCGAGACCTCAAATTGTAGTAACTTTTCAGCTGTCCCGCCTACGCTGCACCGGCTGCCGCTGGTGATCGCCGTGCCGGGCCCGCACGGTCTCGTTGCGTGGGTCCCGCCGGCGGGCTACGCGGGAGCCGCAGGGCGGCCTAGGCGGGCAAGCCACCAGTGCAATATGTGGTTGTATGGGTTTAGCAGTCAACAATCCTCGACTACCAGCGCCAAAAAGAAGCGCTGGTGCGCTGCAGCCCCTCCCGGGACTCGAACCCGGATCACATCCACCGGAAAAATGTATGCTAACCATTACACTAAAGGGGCGCGCTGAATAACGATGCGTTATGGAGTACTAAGTGGTCATCGTGCCGTCTATGATGACTTGGCCTTGACACGTGACTGAGGTACATTTGCATATGATGAGATTCTGAGTAAGAATAGCGCACTGAGCGAGCGACGAGCAGATGTTGGCGTTTGGAAGCATCTGTGGACGGCTGCGGGCGCCGGCCGGCGCGGGATTGAGAGTTAACGTGGGGAAGATGCCAGGCCGCGCTTGGCAGGTGGCGAACGGGCAGCCATACTCGACGTTCTATGCCCCCCCAGAGCAGGCGGGCAACCGCCAAAAGGAGCGCCGCGTCACGGCGTGGAAAAAGGTGcgggcagcagcgacaTTCAGCGCGTCGGGTATGTTGGTACTGGGGGCTGCAGGGGTGGCGGGAATCGTGCTGTACTTGATTCTCTCGGAGCTCTTCTCGCCCTCGGGTGACACACAGATATTCAACAGGGCCGTCTCGACAGTGGAGGGCGACGCAGTTGCGCGGTCACTGCTGCAGTGCGAAGACGGTGTGCATAGATCCGAGCGTCTCAAGGCGTACGGCGACAGTGTCGGTGACGACCGGTGGACACGCAACAGGCCGATCAGCTCGACCCGGCGTCTCGACGCCAGTGGCCGCGAGCACTACTACATGCGCTTCCATGTGGAGACCGGTCGCCGGCGGGGTGTGGTGAGCCTTGAGGCCCAGCAGTCGGACGACAGCTACCAGCCCGAGTTTGTACGCATGTACCTGGATGTGCCAGGTGAGAAACGGCACTACCTCATCAGGCCGGAGCCGTCGGTTGCGAAACCCAAGGGTTTCCTGGGCCTGAACTGGGGTCCCCGGAAGGACTAGCGGCTGCCTCccgcgctgccggccgccgcgcacaGGCATCTTCTCTATTTATGATGGATTTTATCAATAATGAATCGTATATTTCATTCCTTTATTTATAGTTTTTGTTCCTTATAGAAGgaggtggaaaatgaaaGCGGTGGTGGACACCAATACCAATGTGGCTGTGTTTAGGCGGTGCAATGCGCTTGAACCGGCAGCATTGACGTCTTTGccagctggagcagcaggctTTGGCTCCACTAGCTTTTTATTAGCTTGAACTTTAACATCCTCCATAACGCCCTGGCATTGTTGCGGAATGCCTATGCTCTTGGCATTGAAGAAGAAATCGTTGCTGGCGATGGGACATTCATTTTTGCTTATTTTACGTCTCAAATATAGCTTACTGAGTTGTAAACTCAATTTTTGTCTTGTGTCACAATCTGAATATTCACCGTACACCCCCAAACTTCCATCACCGTTGATGTCCATACAGTTAACGAATCCGCAGACATACTCAAAGTAGTTCTTGTATGACATTGGGTCTTGTAGGCTGAGCGACAAGCAGGGCAAAGCCTGCTCCAAGCAGCCGCACTTACGTGCATCTGGCGTTGGAGGTAGTTCTTCAGATGCCTTCCACGTGGCGGACTTTTCCGGACAGGTTCTGGAATTGACCTTGTATGTCTTTTCGTAGACACTGCGCTTTACCCCCTTGGGGCGAGCCTTTTCGAATTCTTTCTGTAGGTTGCGGAAATCTGGGAGCTCTAGAACTTGGTTATCCTTGGTGACCTTGACCACACCGTATTCGTTATCTTCCTCGAAATACATGTATGCAAGTCCACCGGACCATACGGGCGTCATCATGGTCCCGTATAAGGCCTGTATTTCTGTGAAGGGCCTGGGCCTGATTGTATTACACCCAAACTCCGAAAAGAACACCGGCACAGGGAAGTTTCTGAACTCGTTAGTCCGCTCTCTGTAGCCGCTCGTGCCGTAAGATGAATGCCCGCACCATTCGTACATATTTATGCCATAGAAGTCTGCAGATACGCTACCGCAGACGAAGTAGTCAGCCAAGTGATCCCTCGTCTCCTGGTCATCGTTTGTTGAGTATCCAACCGGAAGAGTTCTGTATCCCATTTGCTTGATGTAGTTTTTGACATCTCTGATAGCCGCCTTCACAAAAGGCGATGCGTCTGTGTTCGTGCGGTCATTAGTGACCTCGTTACCAGCAAAAAAGCCCAAAACATTATTGTATTTCTGCATGGAGTCTACTACGTCTTTGTACCGCTGGAATACTTTTACATCCCATGTTGGTGTTTCCCTAATTATAGAGGTGTCTGGTTCTGATAAATCGATGAGAACGTAGATTCCCAGCTTGCTCAACTCCTCCATGCAAACGTCATGTGGCTTGGTTGGATCAATGGAGTAAACACGAATGGTATTGACTCCGAGCTTTTTCAAATACGGCAAATCCCGTTTACATATTTCAACTTCTGCCAAAGGGTCGATATACTTCGTGTCAGCCGGATAGCCAACCTCAAGTTCCTGTGGCGCACTACTGGGCTGGTAAGCGATCCCCTTTATGAAAAATTGTTCACCTGAACGTGAATCAAAGAATTTGTTGCCAACAACCTCGATGACAGGAAGCCCTGATTGGGCAAGAGTCGTATTCTGCGAAGCCTTTGCGACTGCGGCAGAGAATAGCGCAGTTTTTGCTAGAACGGCCTGAAGTTTCATGAAATCTTCTTCTTTAACCTTGTAGTATATCGCCAGAACCTGTTTACTAAGGTTTTTATATTTGTGGTTTTATATATATGCCTTTCAGAGGCAAGTGTTCCGTCCGACAAATGACGTTGTGCTGCACTTGTCGGTTTGCAAAGCAGACGGGGAGTAGCCGCGGACAGACCCCGTGGCAAGAGGCATACACGATCCTGTCAACACATTACGCTAGAGACTTGAGGCTAGTGTGCACCAATTACATTTAGCTGGGAACAGGCAGGCGACCGATTAAGAGAAGTAAATGTtttttttatcaaaaaaCTCAAATAAAAAGGACTATAAAACTTAAAAAGTTAAAAAATAAGTCTGACGCCAACCCACCTACCTTTAAAATAGGTAGATCTGGTGGTTTCCTAACACATAGACCAATGTTCTTGAATACCTAAGGAGCCTTGGTTGACCAGGTAGTATGGATCTGATCTGGTAGGATCGTGCTGAAGTACTGGTGGCCACCTGTATCATAAGTAAAGCTAGGTGAACTATCGTCGGTAGCATCGCTAGACTGATATGGTTGTAACACATTGGCTAACATTGACATTCCTCCGGGGCCAAATTTATCATTAAGAAACCCGTTGAAGAATGTGCTTTCACCTAGATTACCATCAGTATCCTTTTCTTTGTGTTTGAGTTCCGTTTGCTTGAAAGCAACAGCCGGTCCAGCGATGAGACAGACGAAAAAGATTAAAATCAAGAAGTATAAGGCACTGTATTTCCTTACCATACGCTTCCGCAACCTAGTCTGTTTCAGGGAGTAAATTGGAGGGCGTATTTGACGAGATGGCCGCAACCAGAACAACATGATAGAATGGAACTTATCAATCTGTGGAACACACAATACTGGTAGCTGGCAGAATAGAATGATATGACCCAAGAAGAAGTCTGCAGCAAATTCTGAAAGTTCAATTATCTTCACAACGTACTCTCTTGCAGGCTGCGTCCAAGCCATATATCCTAGCCCAGCGCTGTACCATTTCCCACTCCAAAATGAGGCGTTGGCGCGATCATTCTTGAATTCACGGGTTAGGAAAATCAGAGTCAACAATTTCAATAGCACTCTTTCGCACTGGATCATAGTAACAAAACCCATCAACATTCTGGCCAAGTTCATACGTTGTAATACCCACATTGCAAGGATGGCGATAATATGCCCGATTACAGACACACCATGAGCGATTGCTGCCATAACTGGACCGGTATTCTTGCAACACAGGCCTAAAAGTGGCCCAGCGCAACACGAAAGTCCCATGATACCAGCAAGAACACCTGCATTTAAGACGACTGGCAGTAGTGTGCATATTGCAAGTCTTATGAGAGGGTTACCGATGGGAATGGTTTTAGGAGGAGGTTCAGCACGACTTACCAAACCGGTACGGGAGTTGATAAATGCATAGGCTATTACGCAACCGATAGCATATACCAAAGTTGGAAGCACTTCTGCAAACAAAATATTGGATCTATGTGCTCTGGCCGAATCACCCGACGATTTTTCAGACTCATCCCCAATGAGTTTCCTCTTAAAACCGGTCACACGGGACCTGGCAACCCGCACATGCGCAATCCAAGAATTTTTGTGGAATTTGTTATTACCTCTGGATAACCACCTGATAAAGTCTCTGTAGTCCAAGAAAAAGTCTTGCCATGCAAACTGGTGTGGGTTGAAAATAAATGGAGAGAAAATCATAGCGACCATGGAAGCCCAGAACCATAGAAGTGCAGGCTGCCATCTCGCAACAGAGGCGAAGAGCAACATCAACATCGAGCGACCTCCCATGTAAATCGCAGACCCAGCAAACCTGGAGTAAAGAATAGAAAAGGGTATACGAGAGGTTGCAAAGCCACGACCTGTCGAAATGTAACGTGCACCACCAAAAGTCATGTCACTAACCAAGGAAGCGGAATATATTTGACCAGCGAAAACTTCAAACATAGGAGATAGAGACACCAAGTGACGAACAAATCTCTGAATGGCTTTCCAAATCCCTCTTTCAATCAATTCTTGGACAACAATAGGAACAAACGCAATGAAGAAAACAATGAAAATAGAGAGAGTGTAACGTCTGACCCAGTCAACAACAGGTGCCAAGTTGTAGCAACCGTTAGGCGACAATGCATCGGTGATAGGCTTGTTCTTGTCATACTCACAGAAAAGAGATTCATGAGCAAGCGCGTTCATATTCATCAAAGTCAAGATAAACATTTGCAATGAGAGCTGGATGAACAAGTTATTCAAATGGAAACCGGGGTGCGCATAGTAGAAAGACAAGAAACGATCGATAGGCAATTGCGTCCCCAAATAGTAGTATTCACGGGACAACATCTGCTCACCCATACCAGCTCCGATCTTAGTCGTAAAGTTCAAAATTGTACCAAAACCCAAATCTCTGCCCTTACCACACTGGAAATACTCACAATGCTTGATGCGGCCTCCACGTAGGAGAGCGTTCATACCAGCGTAAATATCTTCGTTCAAATGCAAACCCTTTTGAGCCTTAGAGATACCACATCTCGTAGTCATGAAAGTGGCATTGATGAAATCAGGGTGACCGTAATGCAACTTACCACCAATTTGCGCCAAAGTACGCGAAAATAGGGTACCAAATGTCTGTTCCTTACCGGCTGCAGCGTCACCAAGAACACCGGAGTTTTCCGAGAAAATATACTCACGGGCACCAACGATTGCAACAGGATGGTTGTTTTCACGTTCTTCATACTTTAGAGTTGGAGTATATGGGTTGACATGTTCCACATTTAATTCTTCAAATTCAGCCAAGACAGATCTAATTTTCAAACATTCTTCCAAATAATTGTCCTGGTTGGCGTCCACTAGTTGTATATATTCACCTCTGTAGAAGATCAAAGCATGGTTTTGGTTGTCCGATTTACCATCACCTAAGATTGGATTACCCGACAACTGGATACGGAACTTTGGTCTACGGCGACCATTCTCCATCAGCTCACAGTGACCATCGATCAAAGCCGAGTAGATTCTGGGCTCTTCTCCTTCGTTCAAAGGCGGCTCCTCGTCCAAATAAGCGATTTGTAAATCTGGGTAAGCACGCAATAGAAATTCTGCATTTTCCATTTCATGCGGCTTAAACTTAGCCAATCTTTGCATGGACACCAAAAACTTGAACTTTCTTCTCGCCATCTTCTCCAATTCACGTTCCAAACCCTCCGCATTACCGCCAAACATTTGTACAATCTCTGGGTTCTCAACACGATACAATAGCTTAATTGCTCTTGCGTAATTCATCATACCCGAAACCGTACGATACAAGGTTTGAGACCTCAAGGAGGCCCAAATACGTGTACGCAGAGTGTACTCTGGAGCAGCAGACTTGAAACCAATGCAGTAAAATGGCAAGTCATCAATCTGAGACTTTAGGCCGCCGGCCTTCTCAGGATCCTCTTCATCGCCCCCTTCGAAGGCGGCAGTTTCCTCAGCCAAAATTTTAGTATCTTTCACGAAACAGTCCCATTCAACCGGATGTAGCTGCTTCAAATATTCTAGCAACGTAACCCGAGAAAATTGGTCATCTTCACGGATAATTTCCCTTAAAGATAACAAAACTCTCTCAGAGTAATGCGGAGTTAGCACGGTAAAGGTAGGCATGTTGTCCACTGGAAGCGGTTCCGGAATTGGAGTTGCCAAAGATTGCGCGAAGAACGAGATACGACGTTCGGCCTCAGAATTCGCTGGGAAAAACTCAGTTT contains:
- the RPL26A gene encoding 60S ribosomal protein uL24 (Syntenic homolog of Saccharomyces cerevisiae YLR344W (RPL26A) and YGR034W (RPL26B); 1-intron), with protein sequence MAKQSLDVSSDRRKARKAYFNAPSSERRVIMSAPLSKELREQYNIKSLPIRKDDEIMVVRGSKKGQEGKVSSVYRLKYAVRVDKVTKEKSNGASVPLDVHPSKVVITKLHLDKDRKALIERKGGKLE
- the TIM21 gene encoding Tim21p (Syntenic homolog of Saccharomyces cerevisiae YGR033C (TIM21)); amino-acid sequence: MLAFGSICGRLRAPAGAGLRVNVGKMPGRAWQVANGQPYSTFYAPPEQAGNRQKERRVTAWKKVRAAATFSASGMLVLGAAGVAGIVLYLILSELFSPSGDTQIFNRAVSTVEGDAVARSLLQCEDGVHRSERLKAYGDSVGDDRWTRNRPISSTRRLDASGREHYYMRFHVETGRRRGVVSLEAQQSDDSYQPEFVRMYLDVPGEKRHYLIRPEPSVAKPKGFLGLNWGPRKD
- the GAS2 gene encoding 1,3-beta-glucanosyltransferase (Syntenic homolog of Saccharomyces cerevisiae YLR343W (GAS2)), whose protein sequence is MKLQAVLAKTALFSAAVAKASQNTTLAQSGLPVIEVVGNKFFDSRSGEQFFIKGIAYQPSSAPQELEVGYPADTKYIDPLAEVEICKRDLPYLKKLGVNTIRVYSIDPTKPHDVCMEELSKLGIYVLIDLSEPDTSIIRETPTWDVKVFQRYKDVVDSMQKYNNVLGFFAGNEVTNDRTNTDASPFVKAAIRDVKNYIKQMGYRTLPVGYSTNDDQETRDHLADYFVCGSVSADFYGINMYEWCGHSSYGTSGYRERTNEFRNFPVPVFFSEFGCNTIRPRPFTEIQALYGTMMTPVWSGGLAYMYFEEDNEYGVVKVTKDNQVLELPDFRNLQKEFEKARPKGVKRSVYEKTYKVNSRTCPEKSATWKASEELPPTPDARKCGCLEQALPCLSLSLQDPMSYKNYFEYVCGFVNCMDINGDGSLGVYGEYSDCDTRQKLSLQLSKLYLRRKISKNECPIASNDFFFNAKSIGIPQQCQGVMEDVKVQANKKLVEPKPAAPAGKDVNAAGSSALHRLNTATLVLVSTTAFIFHLLL
- the FKS1 gene encoding 1,3-beta-D-glucan synthase (Syntenic homolog of Saccharomyces cerevisiae YLR342W (FKS1) and YGR032W (GSC2)), giving the protein MSYPNDPNQHRYEPGEQGGVPHGQSPYGQQPQYDQYGNVYDPQQAYAQDGAYYDQTGNGYYDPQQAYDPQQAYDPEHGAYYGQPRGVGPEGENFSDFSYGPPGTPGGYDSYAQGGGVDQYTPSRMSYGGDPRTSGTSTPIYGGAGFDPSAAAMALPADPYPAWTADAQSPVSVEQIEDVFIDLTNRFGFQRDSMRNVFDHFMVLLDSRASRMSPEQALLSLHADYIGGDTANYKKWYFAAQLDLDDQVGFRNMNLGKLSRKARKAKKKNKKAIAENVADTEATLSQLEGDDSLEAADFRWKAKMNKLTPLERVRQIALYLLIWGEANQVRFTAECLCFLYKCASDYLDSPLCQQRAEPLPEGDYLNRVITPIYRFLRSEVYEIVDGRYMKRERDHNKVIGYDDVNQLFWYPQGIARIVFEDGTRLIDLPAEERYLRLGDVAWNDVFFKTYKEVRTWLHMILNFNRIWIIHGSVYWMYTAYNAPTLYTAHYQQLLNNRPVPSFPFVACSFAGTFACIVQLLATFLEWTYVPRKWAGAQHLSRRFFFLLMITAINIAPPVFVIAYSGDLSTYSKLAYAISVVGFVIALITVIFFSIMPLGGLFTSYMKNSTRKYVASQTFTASVAPLHGMDMWMSYLLWAAVFAAKLAESYFFLTLSLRDPIRILYMNYSRCVGIKYLNNRLCPYQGQVVLVLMVITDFILFFLDTYMWYIVCNTVFSVGRSFYLGISILTPWRNIFTRLPKRIYSKILATTDMEIKYKPKVLISQVWNAIVISMYREHLLAIDHVQKLLYHQVPSEIEGKRTLRAPTFFVSQDDNNFETEFFPANSEAERRISFFAQSLATPIPEPLPVDNMPTFTVLTPHYSERVLLSLREIIREDDQFSRVTLLEYLKQLHPVEWDCFVKDTKILAEETAAFEGGDEEDPEKAGGLKSQIDDLPFYCIGFKSAAPEYTLRTRIWASLRSQTLYRTVSGMMNYARAIKLLYRVENPEIVQMFGGNAEGLERELEKMARRKFKFLVSMQRLAKFKPHEMENAEFLLRAYPDLQIAYLDEEPPLNEGEEPRIYSALIDGHCELMENGRRRPKFRIQLSGNPILGDGKSDNQNHALIFYRGEYIQLVDANQDNYLEECLKIRSVLAEFEELNVEHVNPYTPTLKYEERENNHPVAIVGAREYIFSENSGVLGDAAAGKEQTFGTLFSRTLAQIGGKLHYGHPDFINATFMTTRCGISKAQKGLHLNEDIYAGMNALLRGGRIKHCEYFQCGKGRDLGFGTILNFTTKIGAGMGEQMLSREYYYLGTQLPIDRFLSFYYAHPGFHLNNLFIQLSLQMFILTLMNMNALAHESLFCEYDKNKPITDALSPNGCYNLAPVVDWVRRYTLSIFIVFFIAFVPIVVQELIERGIWKAIQRFVRHLVSLSPMFEVFAGQIYSASLVSDMTFGGARYISTGRGFATSRIPFSILYSRFAGSAIYMGGRSMLMLLFASVARWQPALLWFWASMVAMIFSPFIFNPHQFAWQDFFLDYRDFIRWLSRGNNKFHKNSWIAHVRVARSRVTGFKRKLIGDESEKSSGDSARAHRSNILFAEVLPTLVYAIGCVIAYAFINSRTGLVSRAEPPPKTIPIGNPLIRLAICTLLPVVLNAGVLAGIMGLSCCAGPLLGLCCKNTGPVMAAIAHGVSVIGHIIAILAMWVLQRMNLARMLMGFVTMIQCERVLLKLLTLIFLTREFKNDRANASFWSGKWYSAGLGYMAWTQPAREYVVKIIELSEFAADFFLGHIILFCQLPVLCVPQIDKFHSIMLFWLRPSRQIRPPIYSLKQTRLRKRMVRKYSALYFLILIFFVCLIAGPAVAFKQTELKHKEKDTDGNLGESTFFNGFLNDKFGPGGMSMLANVLQPYQSSDATDDSSPSFTYDTGGHQYFSTILPDQIHTTWSTKAP